The genomic DNA GTCATGTTTCACACTGAAATACAGTAAACTCTTTCAGCAATGTGTGGTTCacaacaaagagcagaagttGAAGACAATTGCCTATAACTGgtgtctgtgcagcactggTTCTGTTCTGTAATGAAAGAAGTGGTAGAACATCCCTTCATTACCAAGTGAATTCCAGACTGTGTTCACTGACCTGAGCATGGTGAactggctgctttctgcacacaCCAGTCTGTGATACAAGAGCATTGTTTACATTCAGCTTGCAGCTGAGAGAGAGTTGTTCTTTCCCAATGAAATTGTGACTTTTCAAAGGTGTTTCCTAACCTCATCCACAAAAGGGAGGAAATTAACCATGTTTCAAGCACAAAGTCTCTCTGCATGTTGCTCTACACCTGCATTTGGTTAAAAGGCTGGAAAACGTTAGTTAAGGGTTAAGCCTCAGCCTCCTGACTCTACTACAAGACTTAGGAGATAATGTTATACAGGGTTTAGCAGTTCCATTTTGAGCATATGAAGTGCAGCAGCTGTAGTGCTACAGGAGCATTTTCATCCCTTTGCCCAGCcgtgccccagctctgctcacctcCACGTCCTCTCCCTTAGGATGTAGCTgtgagcaggctgtgctggtaGCAGGGAGTGTTGCAGTACTACCAGGTTAGGCTCAGCTGCCCATTCTGGCCACAAACACCCTCTGCAATTAGCCAGGCCAGGCATTGGCTCAGGGCTGTGATCTGAGTCTGCTGCATATGATGTGGGTGAGGTGTGATGTGAGTGGGGTGGTTTAACACTGCTAGCCTGCAATTCTCATCTCTATTGATAAGAAGCTgcttgctgcactgctgtttcctcagcctgctctggggGACCCTTGTTTCAGGCAACCTTTGCTTTAACAGTGAAGGTAAGCCTCAGGTGATCTTccttctacagagcaagctcagcaccttgattaTCATAAGCCTCAGTGTGGATAATGAGGTCCCACGACCATTAGCCCAATCctgcacaaaagcagaaatcctTCAGCAGCCAGGGCCGAGTGcctcaggcagtgctgcagggagtctgaggagcaaagcagaacaagcGAGGCTGATTCCATTTGTCACAAGCACAGGGAAGCCGTGGTGTGTGGTTTGGTGCCAGCCCTGTGCCGTTGCAGGTGCTGTTTATGTGACACACTGGTTCCCATTTCTAAGCTGCACGTGTGGAAAGCCAGCTGTGTTTTCCTGGAGGAGTCATTGTGTTTTAGCATCAGAGCTGTAAATATAGTAACATTTGTTTAAATACGAACATGCTTCATAGAAATGAGAAGTAATGTTTGTTGGCTTTTCCAGCCGTTGCATGTTATATGCATTAattgtcatatttccaagaaaCTAACATCTGTGGAAGGAGGGGGAAGTGTTCGTGATTAGGGATGTCCAACTGAGATTAGCGTGATACACTTTCATGTTAGATGTTGTACAAAATGAAGTCAGgcttttcttctcagttcaGGCCTTGCTGCATGCTGGTGTATTGCATTTATGAATGTAGTGGCCTTTTCCATGGTTAGATTGGTAGATTAGAAAATAGCTGCTTGAAAACCCTGCCGTGAGGGGTGGTCCTTGCCACAGCTGTGGTGATTGCTTTAACGATGGCAGCTGTGTGCTTAATTAGGGCTGCGTGCGGTAACTGCCTGATCTCAGTAGGAGTCTGAAGCTAGTAGAGGAGGTTTCTTCTGGACAATGTGGTCTATGTCTTGTGTTAAAGTAAGGTAAGCCTTTGCTTGTTCTACTGGGATGGATTGCTTTGAGTTTGAAGTTAAGGATGGGAATGGTCCTGGTTAGAATAGGGAGACTGGGGTGCTTCTGTGGAGGGTTTGTGCTGGGTTTGTAGCTGAGATCTGTAGGCTGTTACTGTAAAGCAAACCGTACTTCTGAAATTAAGACTGTTAAACAGAGTTATTCCATGTTTGAGTCTGATGGCACAGGATTGCCTTAACACACAGCCCTGTTTGGGGAGTGTAGCTGTGCTCTGTGGTAAGTAAAGCATGTTTGTCTTCGctgggaagaaaatgtttaactTGGTGTTCTCGGTGACCTGGCTGGTTTGTCCCCACCTTCATTTGTAGGCTTCGTTTTCTCCCAATTGAAGGGAtaacttgaaggaaaaaaataaaatcactgggGTTACTTTGTGCTCAGGTAAATTCTGAAGAGGAGGTCAGGCACAGATGGAGCTTAGGCTCCTCAGTGCATGTGGGCAGCACCTGTCCTTGCCAGGCAGTTATCAGGAACAGCTGTGTGCTATTGTGGTCTACAATCACTTGGAGTTGCTGTGTaattggtttggtttggttgttcTTCTGGTTTCTAAATCTCTTTGGAGTAGGCTTCTTGGCTGCTGAGTTCTTGTGAAGTTCTCTGTGGATGCTGTGGAATTTCTGAGAGGGGAATTGAGAAATGCAGGGAAAAGTGTGAGTTattgattattattattgatttGTATTGTTgatttgtttgaattttatgcttaaaaagcattttaggaGAGACTTCTCAAACTGGGACTAATTGTTTAGCACTGAGTACTTAAGACTTTAGACATGAATAGttcagtattttcagtattttgagtGCTATAAATGTAAAAAGGTTTCTATCAAATATGTGACTCACAACTGCATGCAAGCAGAAGAGTTAAAGGAATGAATGCATTTGCAGTAGACAAGTTGGCAGAGCTCAATTTCCAGTAATCTGGGTTTCAACTGCAGTCCACTTATCATCCCTAATGTAAGTCTGAAGCTGATGTCTCAGTGGGTTGTTTCTGTTATTGGTTTGGTTGATGTTTCTATGTGAGagacatttccttttctcatttggATTGGTTTACAGTGCTGGTATACCCTTGGATTCCTAGTTTGGGGGATATTAGCAATAATGCCACCTTGAAATTGAATATAAACAGGGATattgtttaaatattaaaaggGAACTTTCAGTGTTGGATGTTGATGGAAAGCAACTCTTTCCTATTTAACACACCCTGGATTCAGGAGAGGCCTCAGGATGCTCACATGCCAGATGTTATCAACTACTTTGATGTTTGTCAGTattgattttcaaattaattaaagCAAGTATCTTAATTTGTTaggcaaaattaaaaacatcagGTTACTTGCAAAGAGACCTCCTTTACATCCTGCTTTATTGGCTTggatttgtggttttttttttttttttttgtagttagtACTGATAGTTTCAAGTAATCATATACTGGAATCAACAAATACTGCTTTCTACAGCCAAAGTGCCCTTTGTTATTTGTTAGAAGCCTAATGCCACAAGTAGTGTATTCTATTGGGTTGGAAGCAGTACAGTTACTGGCTTGTTATTCTGAATTTCATGTCGCGTTTTCTGCTGGTTTGAATTTCTTATCACATCTGAGGAGAAGGCAGGACACATCTCAGGCTGTGTAAGCACTTCCTGCATGACATGTACCTGGATTATATTTCCTTATGGAAACATGCCAAAACCTTAAAGGTGTTTTGCAGCTGCTAAACGTGTctgttttctgcacagaagCTGAAAGTGGTGTCAAGGAGCCTTAAAAGTGGTGGCATGAGAAATTTCAGGACTACTTAAATCCTTTTGCGTTCCAAGCGAGGTGTTGGAGATAACTGTGCTTCAAATGCACTGCCAAACTGATCCAGAAAGTACCTTTATTTCATACTCACCTTGGGGTATACCTGTGCGTGTAGTGCTAAGAGATGATGCTGTTGGGGAAGCAGTGGAATAGAAATGTTCTGCAGGATCACTGAGCATCTGTTGGAGATGTGCTGAGACTTCAAAGCGTGCCCAGTTATCTCTGCCTTTCAAGGGACAGGCATTGAAGGGAGAACTTGGAAGTAGCAGTTGTTAATACTTGCATGCTCACTGGTCTGGGGATTTCCTCTACAGTTGTACTAGTTTAGGATAAGTGTTTCTGACTTTTTAATTCTCTCATTGTCCACACAGGCTTATATGatggctgcagagagctgtaaGGCAAAACATTTTCCATACATTGTTTTCAGGCTTTTCCAATTAGATGGGAGGCTGGAGTGGCCCTGGTGAACTTCATTACACTGCAGACTGAAAAAGATCTGTTTCTTACTATTCTcagaaaaattatgttttatatCCCCCAAGTATGTTTGAATATGTTTGAGTATCTGTTATCAGCTGAATTTCGCTGCCTGAGAATTATTTgctgaaagaaagctgttttttttagCTTGGCTTTGAACTATTAACTTGATAAATGAGGTTGCTGCTACTATCGCTAGAAACATCTTGCTGGCAATCAGTTGCTGCTTATTGTAGTTGTGTTGTTTCTCTAATGGAAGTAAAGCGCCTGGAAAGCCTTTTATTGTTTCCTCCTATGCCTGTGTAAATAGCTAACTTATCCCAATGATATCCCAAAAAGTTTTAcggaaagggttgttaagcactgaaataggctccccaggcaggtggttgagtcaccatccctgtgtgtgtttaaaaaccgtttgaTGTGGTGCTGAGGGTTGTTAGAGTAGTATGGTTaagttggggttggacttgatgatctttaaaatcttttccaacctgagcagttctatgacTGGATGGGAAGTAGCTGGAAATGAGTTTTCAAGGCTGTAATAGGCGAATTAAGAGTGTGAACTGGTCATCGAGAATCCTGTCTGCTTGATCCTCTGAGTATTGGTAAACATTATCTTTTCTAATGAGCCACGATGACTGAAAGTAGTGCTGTTCTACTCTGTCAGTCTGTCAGCTGTGGATGTCTGGTTACCAAAACAATTTCCacagtgttttttaaacagatggAAAATGCTTAGGGGATCTCCAGAGCTCCTTCAATTGTGAGGTCAAGCAATTTTTTTAAGGCTTATATCCTTGAGATAGGAGGTAGTGTGGTAGGACTGTGGCGAAGCATTAGGAAGGCTGGATTTCCCTCGCAGATCAGGGCTTAATAAGTCAGGATTTaaattgcagtaaaaaaaaaaaagttctttgcaATGATGTTATCTTCCACAGTTGGTTCACCATGTTCACACACTGGTTTGTTGTGTCGGTTTACAAGTGGAAAAACAGCCACAGAAAAAGTTGGGTCTTGTTGAAGCAACTCTTTTTTATTAATGCAAGCACATCCAGTCAAACACAGAATATCCTGCTTTATGGTACAGCTTTATATTTAGCATTTCAGCTCAGAATAGCAAAACACAGTATTTAAGGAATGTATCAaactgagggaagaaaaagaaaaaggaaccaATGTGGATACTGCATTGATTTCAAGTATATACTAGGACTGATTGACCAGTGAAGTGCACATTCatgtgaaagcttttttttttttttaatacatttacaGGAAGTGTTctaaaattgcatttcaaatatatattttttcttaaattttaagCATCCCTTTTAAATCTCAATTACATAAACAAAGCTGATATACAATCCCTTTTATAGTGTCCAACAATGTTACTAGCTAGAACATCTCTGAAAGTGCAAAACACTGTAATAATACAGTATAAATATTCTTACTCTAGTCCAGGACTGAAGGTCAGTActtcagcacaggaaaaataGCAGCAGATCATAAGAATtatcccttctccttttctgggCTGTTCCTGGCAACAGTTCTACTTTTTCCTACTTCTTCAAGGCAtaacttgcttttcttcctctttgatcCCAATGCTATGGGAATAGCAAAATGTTAATTTCTCTCTGCTATTATCCCACTGTTGTAACTCACTGTTGCCATTTTAAGTATTTAGCAGGGGGCAGGAGGGAGAAtagggagagaggggaaaggcTCTTGAATATTTCACTGTACTGCAGGGCCAacacagcaaacattttctgttaaGTGTGTGCTGATGCTACGTGAAACAGTGGCACTGCTCAAGGCTGTAGGCACTCAGCAAGAAGAGGCAACTGGACTGGAATAAACTTGACCCTCGCTCCAGCAAGTCTTGTACCTGCTTCAACACAGAACAGAATAGGATACTACTCAAAATGGACCACTTTTAACTGAAGTGGTGCAGAGATCCTCTGTGATCTATGACAGAAGTCTGTAACCACAGCACTTTAAAGGGcttgtgaagaaagaaaaattctaatACAACAGCCCAGCTCAGTCTTCGTTTAAGAATACCTGGCCCTCATGCCTTAAGAGAACAGTTACTGGAAAGGGTAGTAGATATTCACAGGTAATAATTCACAAAGCAAAGTAGTTTTCAATCTGagcctattttctttttttcttaacttgaCGTttggggagaaggggaaaaaaaaatattgaaatatgtaacattttttctgaaatggatAGCTTAGTCTTAAGCTTCTCATGCTCATCTGGATAGATAAATAGGTATAAACTTAGGGTGAAAAGGAGAAGTTGGACATGATGGGCATTACTTCTAGCTATCAATGAGTTTATAGATCATCTCTAACCTTGATGTAGATCCAAAGGCTTGATTAGTTCCTTATATTGTTTTCCTATAGATTTCAGTGGGTCCTGCCCCAGACTGTCATGGCTTGCAAAACACTAGAACAAGTTGATGATGTAAGTCAGTCTTTGCTTTGGTCTTGAAGTCCAGACTAGCATTTTTGAAGGAACCAAGGGGTTTAAATGCCCAAGTCAGTAGAGATGAGCTCTTGACCCTCTTTGGCAATTTCAGCCTTAGCTGGACATCTGAGTTAACTTCCCTCTCCTTTATTTGtgcatgattatttttttttctgtaaactgTTGGCAGAAATACATATTGAACCTGTTTTGCAGAGATTATCTAGGTTAGACAtcattctcttaaaaaaaaataaaataaaatccctgattttggaaaggaaaacacaaactATTCTGACAATCAGAATTTGAAGGATAGTTCCCAGAAGACGTGTGCGAAgtcacacatgcacacacatacgcacacacagacacacaacCCTCAGTAGTTACCCCGTCTTCTCTTTAAATCGTGTAACAAAAATACGTTTGCTGCACCATCAATGTCACAGGCAGGTATACTCTACCTCACGTGTcatattcttcattttaattaaaaagtacGTTGTGGCTGGTTTTGAGACatccatatttttattttccttgcttcCAATCCAGCGTAATAGAAGGTACACTACACAATGTCAGTACCTTGTAAGGCACTATTTTCTGATGTAGGAGAGGAACAGGCTTACTGCAGATGTCTAAGGCCTTGACTCTACAAACACTCGTATGTACGATCGCTCTCGCCGATTGGAATGAAACCACAGGTAGACACACAGAGTGTTGTGTAGGCTATTGGTCCAATGGAGTATTTAACACCGGCTCTAGCTGAGATGTGTGTTttaacttttgtttgttttggtggaagtaataaaaaataaaaatttggatGCTGATAGAATAAGGTCTCCCCAGGGATCCCACCTCCCATGATACGCTTCATCTCTGAGAACAGGGccctgccctttttttttttttcttaaataaaaaaacaaaacccttcacTTAAGTGCCTTAAGGTTGACATGTGAAATATTTACCacattttgtttcataaaaGGTACTGTATATACAAAACAGACCTCAACCAGTGAGGTCATCTTAACTCAGTCCAAGTCTTTCAGGTTGTAAAAACACATTCATTCTGTGTGCTTTGAAGTCTGCAGATCAGATCCAAAAATCTCAGGCCCTGTTAAGCAGAGTAGTCCTAGAGAAAGAAGTAATAGAAATAAAGCTTTGTATTGTGATAGTCCTTACAGTTTTGGTAAAGGTTGGCAATGGACCTGTCTTTCTTCCATAACTGGAAGCCTTTCTTCAAAGGCTGTTTATGGGGGAGGAGTGATACGAaaagggcagcctggtctgccGGTTGGTGACcgtgcacatagcagggggttggaactggatgatcattgtggtccttttcaacccaggacattctagGATTATATGAAAGGGTTGATTTTTCAACAATTACAAATTAGTTTATCTCTCTAAATTCCAAAATAATACTGACTTGAAATAAAGATATAACCTTTGTAGCCTTCAGAATGTGCTCAGGCAAGTGACATAAGTTCCCTCCTCGTTTTCAACTATTGCTTGCAGTACAATAGAGACTCAAATACAGACTCTAGGACTATGTCTGATAGCCTGAACTGAGTATGTTCTCTCATGGTCTCAAGCAGTGCTCTTGGAGCCTGAGTTGACTAGAGAAGTTTTATCAgaattctatatttttttttaatcggatctgaattttgaaagaaatgaagtacATTTAGGCCAAAATGGAATTATTTACTGGATGGACATGCAAGCAGGCGGGaatcttttcactttttcaaagaagtttcttttcactttttttttttttttccaaaaaagctCACTCTTTTGTACCTGTTTTTTGATGTTCTCAGGCTGCAGATAAAGCTGAGTTGAATGTGCGACAGTGCTTATGAAGAGTTCACAAGTATGTATGTGTGTCTGTAAAAATCTCATGCTGAGGAAGCTTCTTACCTGAGTGTTTTCCAGCTGTCTTTTTCCATGTGGTTTTCTGGACCTTCACTTTCAAAAGATGCAATAAACAGAGCTGGtaaataagaaaagaacaattggattctttaaaagaaaccaatataaaataatataacaGTTGTAATTTAAGACTTTACTAGTGAGGTTTACTCCTATCAGGAGCCAATGTGGAACTGCTAATACATACTTATGAAATATTGTTCTTGTCTGCTAACTGTTCACTCTGTACTTTAAATAGGAAGACGATATAATGTTCAGTAAGGGTTTTTACCTTCTTCACTGTAAATGGGTGCAGTGAGTAGATAACTCTGGATCTTCTTGTCCTTTTCAAAAGGACACTCGACCTGCTTCCATGTCAGGAAATCATGAATCTGTCTTGATATTTCCCAGAATTTCTGCATGAGGTAATTTAAAAAACTTTACAATCACTTTTCCTTCAAATACTGATTCCTCTCTGTAACTTCAGAGCCTCTGTCTCATTCTCATTCACGTTTCTGCTCTTACTATCCTTTATTCCACCTCTTTCCTTGTTATTCTTTCCtattacatttttaagaagaagaaatttctctCTACTGTGGCCTTTACACAGCTTTCAGAGTTTGGGGTTCTGAACGTATTCCAGGAGCACAGCTGCGGAGTGACAAATGTTTACTGTTCCAAACAATTTTCTTGTATTtgcctttgcattttttaaattttaaaacttgCACAGGTGTAACCGTCCTTGAAGACATCTCCCTTCTCAGTTGGCAAAGATAAGATTATTTAAGTTCAGTTTTTAATTGATTAACTTTTTAACATTTGAGTCTTGGCttcaaaattcttatttttcttatccaTCTTCATCTATCAGTTCTTTTGTTACAAATATGATTTCACCTCCTTCTGTATTCATGCAGTTCATGGTTTGCAGTgtgcttttttcatttcataactAACAGAAGTTAACCTCTCTTTAACTCTGTTTTAAAACCCTACCTCTTAGCTGAAGGCAATTAAATGCCAGCAGTCCTGTGGATTCTCTTCTACACATGCAATTGTGTGTGGTTCTGCTGGACACAGAATACAAACATAGCAACTGCGATCACTGGTCTTTCACAGAAACTTGGTATTGAGACCTTAATATCACTTCCCCTGGATGGTGGTATCATTTAGTCTAGTTGACAGCAATGCTTAAACATCTGACACTTGAAAACCGTAATGCACAGTGTTTGCCTAAGCATTATAGatcttacaaaaaaacaaaccctacCTTGAAGTTTATCTGCCCATTGGGTAAGCGGTTTGTGTGTATTTTGTGCAGGAAGTAGATATCTTTGATAAACAGGTTGAAAACTGGGATGACTATTTTCTCTCGATTGCTGTTGGCAGTCTGAGATcgctgtgctgctccttgcagGGCCGTGCGGTAATTGCAGAAGTTGCTGGATGGATCCATGTGATGCTGTTTTTATGGGGGGAAAGGCAGTCGTGTCACAAAAATGacttaaatattattaaaaaaaaaaaaaaaaaaaacacaacaacaaaaaaaaccctgataTTATTGGAGTACATGCTGTATGATTTCACTGGGTACCTTTTAAGCTTATAAAATAAGAGTACCTTATGTTGTAATCAGGTCTGGAttatcacagaaatcacaggatggccagggttggaagggacctcaaggatcatgaatctccagcccccctgccacatgcagggccaccaagctccacatttaatgctagaccaggctgcccagggccccattcaacctggacttgaacacctccagggatggacggggcatccacagcctctctgggcagctgttccagcacctcaccactctctctgtaaggAATTTCCCTGGATTCAGAAGTTTTGTTTCCTAATTCTTGTCTAGTTTGAAAGGAGGGTTACACAATAGCTTTACTCTGTGCTTTCATTCCATTGCTAACAcgaagatgaaaagaaataaatgactaCTGGGGGGTAAGAAGAGATAATTATTTCGACTTGCTGTCATTAATCTAACGATTGCAATTAAATTTAGTTTTCAGTCAGATTCAGGCCACTAGATGGAGTAATCTAATCAGTTTTATGGGATGCGAAAAAGCATTCACTTGCATGAAGAATGTAAGGTACTTTGATGCTGGGGGGGTAAAGATATGATAGGTAGCCTGCAGAAAATATGATAgcctacagaaaacaaacattaactCTTTTTTTGCAGTTAAGCAAGAGTTTTGGAATTCAGGAAACGCTCTCCCTGATGTTTATATACAGGTGACCATTGACAGAGGTCACAGATCTGTGAGCCTCTGTGATCTCTGACTTGATTTAATCCAGACCATCACTGTGAAATTACTATCTAACGGATTTCTAAATCAAGTCTGACCTTTACACATACCTCTAACACGTCGAATTTGGCAGTTTTGACCTTGGACCAAGTTTTCTTTAGCCGTGCCACAGGACTCAAGTTCATGCCAGCTAAATGGGGAGAAAAGACACAAAACAAGCAACTGAGTTGAAGGAACATAGGGTTAATACATACTTTTATGGCAGCACCTTGCTTATACTTTGGAAGGCAGTTCAGCTTGACAAACAGAAGATGTAGGTAACACCCTACCACCACACACAAGCATTCCTCTGTCACTGATGCGTACTGTGCCTGTAGAAGGGCTGGTGTGGTGTGGTCAGCCAGCTTAAGGCAAGTATAAGCGTGGTCCTGACAGTTGGTTGCAAAATGTGGTGCCTTTTGTCATCTGTGTTCAGGTTACTTACAGATAATAGCCATCATTGAGTTGAAGTTTCCAATGTTGAAGCACTCTCTTGCCACATCAATGAAAAATTCCACCATTCTTGTACgctgttttttctttacaacCTGGAAAAAATCAAGATCTGTTAAGAGGGAAGGGGTGGTCTGAATTTTGGTTGGCATTTTTGGTTGAAGGCGTTACTACAAGCTGATTGAAGAGAGGCTTCAAGGCTTTATCTAGTTAAGCAATCTGAGTATGTAGGCCTGAGGATATTTtatgaagatgtttttttttattaaaatagtaTGTGAGGCCATTACCAATTATTTGCCCAGTTGTGGAAGAGTGTAATTCAGTTCCATGTCCTAGTGAACTTGTATGAACAAGCCGGACACCTCTCAGCTGCTTCCCATTTCTGGGAAAGGGGCACATCAAGCTGCTATCAGAAGAATCTATGTCAAAATGCTTAAACCtaaagaggcagcagcagacagaCTTAAGAACAGGGTGTGTAGCCTGGATGTGAAGAGGAATAATGGCCACGTCTTGATATTCTTTTCCCCTTATATTCTGTATAGATGCCTATCATAGAAATTCAtgcatgcatttgaaaataaatacataacaATTTTAAACTTCCAACTCAAACTCCATGCAACTTTCATCTTGCTACGTGTCTGTTACTATGGGAGCTACCCAAAACTGGAGAACACTTGCAAGGGCAAATATAGCTGTGAACTCTTAATCTTCTGCTCTTAAACAAAAGCATGCAAATAATTTAATGCTTGAATGATGCAATTATCTTTAATTACATTGCTTCTGTTTAAATCTCTTTTAGACCACTACCTACCACTTGTGCTTAAGGACAAGATTATTTTTCAATCTTATCTTCTGCTCGTACCTACCCTGCAAATCTCAGTGGCCACCAGCATGCTAAGACAGTTGAACCAGTTGTCATAGGCCTCCAAATTGTAGGTTTTGGTAACATCGCCTCGGCACTGCAAGAGAAAAGACCATGTATTTATTAATCTTCATTGTGATGAGGTTGGTATACCAAGGGATATTGCTTTGTCTTATTCAAAATCTTATTGGATTTTGTTTAAGGCACGAGCTTAAAGAAGGTTAGGAAATGAAAACCCTTCATGCACAAAGCATACAGGAATCCTGATCAGtctttacttctgtttttccctgtACCCCTTTGTGTACCTTGTGATTATCCAGAGAGTCCATGTGGCTGACAATCTGCATCAGATCCTCTGGGTAAATGTTGCTCACCCGTTCCTGAGTCAGAAAGATTAGAGATTGTCATTGTACAGGCAGACAGAGTTCAGTTCACCAATAAGACCTAAGTTATTAGGCAGTTTTATAACTTTAATATTCTTTAAGCTTTCTTTACTCATAAATACCAAGTGTTTATATGGAAGTTATCTAGATGTTCTCATTCATCACTTGGTATATTATTTAATGAACGCATTAGGGGCTATCACTGAACCCTGCAGCAAAATACAGCGAgtagataaatatttaataaatggaaaacaaaataactcTCGCAAACTTATGTCTCACCAGTTCAATATGGGTTAGCTGTTGTGCCAAGATCAGAGGGTCACAGCACACACTCAGAATGTCCTTTTGAGTAGACTGTGGCTTGGTTTTGAGGATGGTGCCTTTGTCCGTAGCAGGTTGCCGgaatttctctttgatttcCTGGTATTGGCTCCGTGCAGAGAGAGCCATCAGGAGGTTCTGTGTCATCTGGCTAATGATCTTTTTCACCGTGCCATTTTCCTATAAGAAAGCCAGACACAACTTCTTATACCATATAATTTTTGCATACATTTATATGCTTAGGAAggatataaacaggagggggattgactgtttatgagggtggatagtgataggacaagggggaatggttttaaactgagacaggggaggcttaggttagatattaggaggaagttttcacgcagagggtggtgaggcactggaacaggttgcccaaggaggttgtggatgccccatccctggaggcattcaaggccaggctggatgtggctctgggcagcctggtctgctggctggcgaccctgcacacagcagggggttggaaccagatg from Lagopus muta isolate bLagMut1 chromosome 5, bLagMut1 primary, whole genome shotgun sequence includes the following:
- the RASGEF1A gene encoding ras-GEF domain-containing family member 1A isoform X1; this encodes MAEPLCNAAVKKCKETMPQTPIFSSMLGSSCSGQVQPDTERCVDPVYQDGNIVSGSLEALIERLVPTMDYYPDRTYIFTFLLSSRVFIHPHELLAKVGQICIKQKQQLEAGTEAEKAKLKSFAAKIIQLLKEWTETFPYDFQDEKSMKELKEIAHRITQCDEENGTVKKIISQMTQNLLMALSARSQYQEIKEKFRQPATDKGTILKTKPQSTQKDILSVCCDPLILAQQLTHIELERVSNIYPEDLMQIVSHMDSLDNHKCRGDVTKTYNLEAYDNWFNCLSMLVATEICRVVKKKQRTRMVEFFIDVARECFNIGNFNSMMAIISGMNLSPVARLKKTWSKVKTAKFDVLEHHMDPSSNFCNYRTALQGAAQRSQTANSNREKIVIPVFNLFIKDIYFLHKIHTNRLPNGQINFKKFWEISRQIHDFLTWKQVECPFEKDKKIQSYLLTAPIYSEEALFIASFESEGPENHMEKDSWKTLRTTLLNRA
- the RASGEF1A gene encoding ras-GEF domain-containing family member 1A isoform X2, encoding MCAAPRKMRETMPQTPIFSSMLGSSCSGQVQPDTERCVDPVYQDGNIVSGSLEALIERLVPTMDYYPDRTYIFTFLLSSRVFIHPHELLAKVGQICIKQKQQLEAGTEAEKAKLKSFAAKIIQLLKEWTETFPYDFQDEKSMKELKEIAHRITQCDEENGTVKKIISQMTQNLLMALSARSQYQEIKEKFRQPATDKGTILKTKPQSTQKDILSVCCDPLILAQQLTHIELERVSNIYPEDLMQIVSHMDSLDNHKCRGDVTKTYNLEAYDNWFNCLSMLVATEICRVVKKKQRTRMVEFFIDVARECFNIGNFNSMMAIISGMNLSPVARLKKTWSKVKTAKFDVLEHHMDPSSNFCNYRTALQGAAQRSQTANSNREKIVIPVFNLFIKDIYFLHKIHTNRLPNGQINFKKFWEISRQIHDFLTWKQVECPFEKDKKIQSYLLTAPIYSEEALFIASFESEGPENHMEKDSWKTLRTTLLNRA
- the RASGEF1A gene encoding ras-GEF domain-containing family member 1A isoform X3, giving the protein MLLETPETMPQTPIFSSMLGSSCSGQVQPDTERCVDPVYQDGNIVSGSLEALIERLVPTMDYYPDRTYIFTFLLSSRVFIHPHELLAKVGQICIKQKQQLEAGTEAEKAKLKSFAAKIIQLLKEWTETFPYDFQDEKSMKELKEIAHRITQCDEENGTVKKIISQMTQNLLMALSARSQYQEIKEKFRQPATDKGTILKTKPQSTQKDILSVCCDPLILAQQLTHIELERVSNIYPEDLMQIVSHMDSLDNHKCRGDVTKTYNLEAYDNWFNCLSMLVATEICRVVKKKQRTRMVEFFIDVARECFNIGNFNSMMAIISGMNLSPVARLKKTWSKVKTAKFDVLEHHMDPSSNFCNYRTALQGAAQRSQTANSNREKIVIPVFNLFIKDIYFLHKIHTNRLPNGQINFKKFWEISRQIHDFLTWKQVECPFEKDKKIQSYLLTAPIYSEEALFIASFESEGPENHMEKDSWKTLRTTLLNRA